In Cryptomeria japonica chromosome 10, Sugi_1.0, whole genome shotgun sequence, a genomic segment contains:
- the LOC131039355 gene encoding zinc finger CCCH domain-containing protein 27 isoform X1 produces MAKNNVAERRTPATTKMKFQEPLLVRYLVKNLKPLSEADPALVANYIVALLKNNKPQEELQKICIEQLHEFLGDNTMTFVTQLFNALEDGRTFTCEDDTESRKFVDAPTTVAHADSTEISSSLQNEKLPSAVVGAFAEHEEQEGSNDEDDDRNHKHTRRAIDSPSLNWDIQDEDEKSIRKRNRPVSNAEFVPESDTETSKPSRESIPLRTDVEVSAKYFKKRHGSALSFPSRLNVDGDHRRGNQGLYDQAVGPGFDSLNGCVRLASGRARGINTGQWAPPDSRFPSYESVDFPSAIPPFRPAAATLYTRPILNHGNPTNTPWVAFGSMSGMPNGGLKQPHLFNTGLQGGRGLSLSSTLRVGVGMGRPRCRDFEERGFCLRGDMCPMEHGANRIVVDDVQSLSQYNLSVPVPARQLVGKGTGLSNGPSTDLTRNISREKSIGYGPNRDSEHLNASSTSAAGIEADLYDPDQPLLNNAHPGSARGLKSHKKGDEEHLWDGNAPDGLGDDILNVDDNIRTQRGGSSIGLSHNSFPSVWDRIGPVDYACNKREEGSRVADVFDGSQQHGKQSKKELYGNQEFHSHSEDREKESDSDHDSGSKDVNIQMRNGKVRSTSKLQVPKESVNDSQKIAETSTDATHRNAVHRSGRRGSEKAQRTLYVSCIPPKSNKVESLLLHFRKFGEVLGVRVPPNSDKAFVQYSCREEAEAALASPDAVMGNRFIRLAWAHWDSSTKHEKISAPAVPSGTSSGAMSVALTYPQPPKQKNSNSISFSLGPSTSEVSHSADNNSAKSATVKDLSSTISATHKQETLETLKLIREKQEILAQKREDFRRRLDKLAKQGIDSRGDSSDKNRTVKRQKTEDLVTCSNNSHSSASLGAVSGQAFMTKKEQGGNHTSKGVTNELTGSRSLSPAGISTPLSNNSKMPMCSSSGSLAEPACSPYQFKIDDWSTSLRILPPIPHGLMDIIGLKEHFSSFGDLSSVELEDLQSGCDGASKIPETCSVLVTYDTRHAAERAFIEGNCWQGKKLQLAWVLTPDTTNRVSVKNHLPSNLKCDSRRGPLTAKETSGGKTVTMNDTTSTDKSIEEYFLE; encoded by the exons ATGGCCAAGAATAATGTTGCAGAGCGACGGACTCCAGCAACGACCAAGATGAAATTTCAAGAGCCACTTCTTGTTCGATATCTTGTAAAGAACCTGAAACCCTT GTCAGAAGCAGATCCTGCATTGGTGGCAAATTATATAGTTGCATTATTGAAGAACAATAAGCCTCAGGAGGAGTTGCAAAAGATATGCATTGAACAACTTCATGAATTCCTTGGAGATA ATACAATGACCTTTGTGACACAACTCTTTAATGCACTCGAAGATGGTAGAACTTTTACATGCGAAGATGATACAGAGAGTAGGAAATTTGTTGATGCTCCTACAACTGTAGCTCATGCTGATTCTACAGAAATAAGCTCATCTCTTCAGAATGAGAAACTTCCTAGTGCTGTTGTTGGTGCTTTTGCTGAACATGAAGAGCAGGAGGGAAgtaatgatgaagatgatgatcgTAACCATAAACATACTAGACGGGCGATTGATTCACCATCTTTAAATTGGGATATACAAGATGAAGATGAAAAAAGTATCAGGAAGAGGAACAGACCTGTTAGCAATGCTGAATTCGTACCAGAGAGTGACACTGAGACATCCAAGCCTTCTAGGGAATCCATTCCATTGCGCACGGATGTAGAGGTGTCAGCAAAATACTTTAAAAAGCGTCATGGATCTGCGTTATCATTCCCTTCACGGTTGAATGTGGATGGAGATCATAGAAGAGGAAATCAGGGATTGTATGATCAAGCTGTTGGTCCTGGTTTTGATAGTCTAAATGGCTGTGTTCGTCTTGCGTCAGGACGAGCAAGGGGAATAAATACTGGCCAGTGGGCTCCACCAGATTCAAGATTTCCTTCTTACGAGTCTGTAGATTTTCCATCAGCAATACCTCCATTTAGACCTGCTGCTGCAACTTTGTACACAAGACCAATCCTTAATCATGGAAATCCTACAAATACACCTTGGGTTGCTTTTGGGTCGATGTCTGGAATGCCCAATGGTGGCTTGAAACAGCCACATTTATTCAATACTGGATTGCAAGGAGGCCGTGGGTTATCTTTAAGCTCTACGCTTCGAGTTGGAGTGGGCATGGGCCGTCCCAGGTGCAGGGATTTTGAGGAACGTGGGTTTTGTCTAAGAGGGGATATGTGCCCAATGGAGCATGGGGCAAACaggattgttgttgatgatgttcag AGTCTCTCACAATATAATCTTTCAGTTCCAGTTCCAGCTAGACAGTTGGTGGGTAAAGGGACAGGTCTAAGTAATGGACCTTCAACAGATTTAACAAGGAATATCTCTCGTGAGAAGAGTATTGGCTATGGCCCAAATAGGGATTCTGAACATTTGAATGCTTCTTCAACTAGTGCTGCAGGTATAGAGGCAGATTTATATGATCCCGATCAGCCTTTGTTGAATAATGCTCATCCAGGGAGTGCACGTGGGTTAAAATCCCACAAGAAAGGAGATGAAGAGCATTTATGGGATGGAAATGCACCTGATGGGCTGGGTGATGACATCCTGAATGTTGACGATAACATAAGGACTCAGAGAGGTGGTTCGTCAATTGGATTGTCTCATAATTCATTCCCCTCTGTATGGGATCGTATTGGGCCTGTTGACTATGCTTGCAACAAACGTGAAGAAGGCTCAAGGGTTGCAGATGTCTTTGATGGATCTCAGCAACATGGAAAACAATCAAAAAAAGAATTGTATGGCAATCAGGAATTTCATAGTCATTCGGAAGATAGGGAGAAGGAAAGTGATTCTGATCATGACAGTGGATCAAAAGATGTCAATATTCAAATGAGAAATGGAAAAGTTAGGAGTACAAGCAAGTTGCAAGTGCCCAAAGAGTCTGTTAATGATTCACAGAAGATTGCTGAGACCTCTACTGATGCAACTCATAGGAATGCAGTCCACAGAAGTGGTAGGCGAGGAAGTGAGAAAGCACAACGCACATTATACGTTTCCTGTATACCTCCCAAAAGTAACAAGGTGGAATCTCTCTTGTTACACTTTCGGAAGTTTGGAGAGGTTCTGGGTGTTCGCGTTCCACCAAACAGTGACAAGGCTTTTGTGCAGTATTCTTGTAGAGAAGAAGCTGAGGCAGCTCTTGCCTCCCCAGATGCTGTAATGGGGAACCGTTTCATCAGGTTAGCATGGGCACATTGGGATAGCTCTACTAAACATGAAAAGATCAGTGCACCAGCAGTGCCTTCTGGGACATCTTCGGGTGCAATGTCTGTTGCTCTAACTTATCCCCAACCTCCTAAGCAAAAGAACAGTAACAGCATTTCCTTCAGCCTTGGACCTTCTACATCTGAAGTATCTCATAGTGCTGATAATAATTCTGCAAAATCTGCGACTGTGAAGGATTTGTCTTCAACTATATCTGCAACACATAAACAGGAAACACTTGAGACTCTGAAGCTAATTCGTGAAAAACAGGAAATACTGGCCCAAAAACGGGAGGATTTTCGTCGTCGTTTAGATAAACTAGCTAAACAG GGAATAGACAGCAGAGGTGATTCCTCTGATAAAAATAGGACTGTCAAGCGTCAAAAAACAGAAGACCTTGTAACATGTTCAAACAATTCACATTCTTCAGCAAGTTTGGGGGCGGTTTCTGGGCAGGCTTTTATGACAAAAAAAGAGCAAGGAGGTAATCACACTTCTAAAGGAGTTACAAATGAATTAACAGGTTCAAGGTCATTGTCTCCAGCAGGGATTTCCACGCCTttatcaaataattcaaaaatgcCCATGTGCTCATCGTCTGGGTCACTTGCAGAGCCTGCCTGCAGTCCATATCAATTTAAGATtgatgattggtcaacatcattgagGATTCTTCCACCCATACCTCATGGTCTTATGGAT ATCATTGGTTTGAAAGaacatttttcatcatttggtgaCTTATCTTCTGTTGAGCTGGAAGATCTCCAAAGTGGATGTGATGGAGCTTCAAAGATACCAGAAACATGTAGTGTGCTTGTTACTTATGATACTCGCCATGCAGCTGAGAGGGCTTTTATTGAAGGTAATTGTTGGCAAGGGAAAAAATTACAGCTAGCATGGGTGTTGACCCCTGACACTACCAATCGAGTATCTGTAAAGAATCATCTGCCTTCAAATCTGAAGTGCGATTCTAGAAGGGGACCTTTGACTGCTAAAGAAACTTCAGGAGGCAAAACTGTTACAATGAATGATACAACAAGTACAGACAAGAGTATTGAAGAATACTTCTTGGAATAG
- the LOC131039355 gene encoding zinc finger CCCH domain-containing protein 27 isoform X2 yields the protein MAKNNVAERRTPATTKMKFQEPLLVRYLVKNLKPLSEADPALVANYIVALLKNNKPQEELQKICIEQLHEFLGDNTMTFVTQLFNALEDGRTFTCEDDTESRKFVDAPTTVAHADSTEISSSLQNEKLPSAVVGAFAEHEEQEGSNDEDDDRNHKHTRRAIDSPSLNWDIQDEDEKSIRKRNRPVSNAEFVPESDTETSKPSRESIPLRTDVEVSAKYFKKRHGSALSFPSRLNVDGDHRRGNQGLYDQAVGPGFDSLNGCVRLASGRARGINTGQWAPPDSRFPSYESVDFPSAIPPFRPAAATLYTRPILNHGNPTNTPWVAFGSMSGMPNGGLKQPHLFNTGLQGGRGLSLSSTLRVGVGMGRPRCRDFEERGFCLRGDMCPMEHGANRIVVDDVQSLSQYNLSVPVPARQLVGKGTGLSNGPSTDLTRNISREKSIGYGPNRDSEHLNASSTSAAGIEADLYDPDQPLLNNAHPGSARGLKSHKKGDEEHLWDGNAPDGLGDDILNVDDNIRTQRGGSSIGLSHNSFPSVWDRIGPVDYACNKREEGSRVADVFDGSQQHGKQSKKELYGNQEFHSHSEDREKESDSDHDSGSKDVNIQMRNGKVRSTSKLQVPKESVNDSQKIAETSTDATHRNAVHRSGRRGSEKAQRTLYVSCIPPKSNKVESLLLHFRKFGEVLGVRVPPNSDKAFVQYSCREEAEAALASPDAVMGNRFIRLAWAHWDSSTKHEKISAPAVPSGTSSGAMSVALTYPQPPKQKNSNSISFSLGPSTSEVSHSADNNSAKSATVKDLSSTISATHKQETLETLKLIREKQEILAQKREDFRRRLDKLAKQGIDSRGDSSDKNRTVKRQKTEDLVTCSNNSHSSASLGAVSGQAFMTKKEQGEPACSPYQFKIDDWSTSLRILPPIPHGLMDIIGLKEHFSSFGDLSSVELEDLQSGCDGASKIPETCSVLVTYDTRHAAERAFIEGNCWQGKKLQLAWVLTPDTTNRVSVKNHLPSNLKCDSRRGPLTAKETSGGKTVTMNDTTSTDKSIEEYFLE from the exons ATGGCCAAGAATAATGTTGCAGAGCGACGGACTCCAGCAACGACCAAGATGAAATTTCAAGAGCCACTTCTTGTTCGATATCTTGTAAAGAACCTGAAACCCTT GTCAGAAGCAGATCCTGCATTGGTGGCAAATTATATAGTTGCATTATTGAAGAACAATAAGCCTCAGGAGGAGTTGCAAAAGATATGCATTGAACAACTTCATGAATTCCTTGGAGATA ATACAATGACCTTTGTGACACAACTCTTTAATGCACTCGAAGATGGTAGAACTTTTACATGCGAAGATGATACAGAGAGTAGGAAATTTGTTGATGCTCCTACAACTGTAGCTCATGCTGATTCTACAGAAATAAGCTCATCTCTTCAGAATGAGAAACTTCCTAGTGCTGTTGTTGGTGCTTTTGCTGAACATGAAGAGCAGGAGGGAAgtaatgatgaagatgatgatcgTAACCATAAACATACTAGACGGGCGATTGATTCACCATCTTTAAATTGGGATATACAAGATGAAGATGAAAAAAGTATCAGGAAGAGGAACAGACCTGTTAGCAATGCTGAATTCGTACCAGAGAGTGACACTGAGACATCCAAGCCTTCTAGGGAATCCATTCCATTGCGCACGGATGTAGAGGTGTCAGCAAAATACTTTAAAAAGCGTCATGGATCTGCGTTATCATTCCCTTCACGGTTGAATGTGGATGGAGATCATAGAAGAGGAAATCAGGGATTGTATGATCAAGCTGTTGGTCCTGGTTTTGATAGTCTAAATGGCTGTGTTCGTCTTGCGTCAGGACGAGCAAGGGGAATAAATACTGGCCAGTGGGCTCCACCAGATTCAAGATTTCCTTCTTACGAGTCTGTAGATTTTCCATCAGCAATACCTCCATTTAGACCTGCTGCTGCAACTTTGTACACAAGACCAATCCTTAATCATGGAAATCCTACAAATACACCTTGGGTTGCTTTTGGGTCGATGTCTGGAATGCCCAATGGTGGCTTGAAACAGCCACATTTATTCAATACTGGATTGCAAGGAGGCCGTGGGTTATCTTTAAGCTCTACGCTTCGAGTTGGAGTGGGCATGGGCCGTCCCAGGTGCAGGGATTTTGAGGAACGTGGGTTTTGTCTAAGAGGGGATATGTGCCCAATGGAGCATGGGGCAAACaggattgttgttgatgatgttcag AGTCTCTCACAATATAATCTTTCAGTTCCAGTTCCAGCTAGACAGTTGGTGGGTAAAGGGACAGGTCTAAGTAATGGACCTTCAACAGATTTAACAAGGAATATCTCTCGTGAGAAGAGTATTGGCTATGGCCCAAATAGGGATTCTGAACATTTGAATGCTTCTTCAACTAGTGCTGCAGGTATAGAGGCAGATTTATATGATCCCGATCAGCCTTTGTTGAATAATGCTCATCCAGGGAGTGCACGTGGGTTAAAATCCCACAAGAAAGGAGATGAAGAGCATTTATGGGATGGAAATGCACCTGATGGGCTGGGTGATGACATCCTGAATGTTGACGATAACATAAGGACTCAGAGAGGTGGTTCGTCAATTGGATTGTCTCATAATTCATTCCCCTCTGTATGGGATCGTATTGGGCCTGTTGACTATGCTTGCAACAAACGTGAAGAAGGCTCAAGGGTTGCAGATGTCTTTGATGGATCTCAGCAACATGGAAAACAATCAAAAAAAGAATTGTATGGCAATCAGGAATTTCATAGTCATTCGGAAGATAGGGAGAAGGAAAGTGATTCTGATCATGACAGTGGATCAAAAGATGTCAATATTCAAATGAGAAATGGAAAAGTTAGGAGTACAAGCAAGTTGCAAGTGCCCAAAGAGTCTGTTAATGATTCACAGAAGATTGCTGAGACCTCTACTGATGCAACTCATAGGAATGCAGTCCACAGAAGTGGTAGGCGAGGAAGTGAGAAAGCACAACGCACATTATACGTTTCCTGTATACCTCCCAAAAGTAACAAGGTGGAATCTCTCTTGTTACACTTTCGGAAGTTTGGAGAGGTTCTGGGTGTTCGCGTTCCACCAAACAGTGACAAGGCTTTTGTGCAGTATTCTTGTAGAGAAGAAGCTGAGGCAGCTCTTGCCTCCCCAGATGCTGTAATGGGGAACCGTTTCATCAGGTTAGCATGGGCACATTGGGATAGCTCTACTAAACATGAAAAGATCAGTGCACCAGCAGTGCCTTCTGGGACATCTTCGGGTGCAATGTCTGTTGCTCTAACTTATCCCCAACCTCCTAAGCAAAAGAACAGTAACAGCATTTCCTTCAGCCTTGGACCTTCTACATCTGAAGTATCTCATAGTGCTGATAATAATTCTGCAAAATCTGCGACTGTGAAGGATTTGTCTTCAACTATATCTGCAACACATAAACAGGAAACACTTGAGACTCTGAAGCTAATTCGTGAAAAACAGGAAATACTGGCCCAAAAACGGGAGGATTTTCGTCGTCGTTTAGATAAACTAGCTAAACAG GGAATAGACAGCAGAGGTGATTCCTCTGATAAAAATAGGACTGTCAAGCGTCAAAAAACAGAAGACCTTGTAACATGTTCAAACAATTCACATTCTTCAGCAAGTTTGGGGGCGGTTTCTGGGCAGGCTTTTATGACAAAAAAAGAGCAAGGAG AGCCTGCCTGCAGTCCATATCAATTTAAGATtgatgattggtcaacatcattgagGATTCTTCCACCCATACCTCATGGTCTTATGGAT ATCATTGGTTTGAAAGaacatttttcatcatttggtgaCTTATCTTCTGTTGAGCTGGAAGATCTCCAAAGTGGATGTGATGGAGCTTCAAAGATACCAGAAACATGTAGTGTGCTTGTTACTTATGATACTCGCCATGCAGCTGAGAGGGCTTTTATTGAAGGTAATTGTTGGCAAGGGAAAAAATTACAGCTAGCATGGGTGTTGACCCCTGACACTACCAATCGAGTATCTGTAAAGAATCATCTGCCTTCAAATCTGAAGTGCGATTCTAGAAGGGGACCTTTGACTGCTAAAGAAACTTCAGGAGGCAAAACTGTTACAATGAATGATACAACAAGTACAGACAAGAGTATTGAAGAATACTTCTTGGAATAG
- the LOC131039355 gene encoding zinc finger CCCH domain-containing protein 27 isoform X3: MTFVTQLFNALEDGRTFTCEDDTESRKFVDAPTTVAHADSTEISSSLQNEKLPSAVVGAFAEHEEQEGSNDEDDDRNHKHTRRAIDSPSLNWDIQDEDEKSIRKRNRPVSNAEFVPESDTETSKPSRESIPLRTDVEVSAKYFKKRHGSALSFPSRLNVDGDHRRGNQGLYDQAVGPGFDSLNGCVRLASGRARGINTGQWAPPDSRFPSYESVDFPSAIPPFRPAAATLYTRPILNHGNPTNTPWVAFGSMSGMPNGGLKQPHLFNTGLQGGRGLSLSSTLRVGVGMGRPRCRDFEERGFCLRGDMCPMEHGANRIVVDDVQSLSQYNLSVPVPARQLVGKGTGLSNGPSTDLTRNISREKSIGYGPNRDSEHLNASSTSAAGIEADLYDPDQPLLNNAHPGSARGLKSHKKGDEEHLWDGNAPDGLGDDILNVDDNIRTQRGGSSIGLSHNSFPSVWDRIGPVDYACNKREEGSRVADVFDGSQQHGKQSKKELYGNQEFHSHSEDREKESDSDHDSGSKDVNIQMRNGKVRSTSKLQVPKESVNDSQKIAETSTDATHRNAVHRSGRRGSEKAQRTLYVSCIPPKSNKVESLLLHFRKFGEVLGVRVPPNSDKAFVQYSCREEAEAALASPDAVMGNRFIRLAWAHWDSSTKHEKISAPAVPSGTSSGAMSVALTYPQPPKQKNSNSISFSLGPSTSEVSHSADNNSAKSATVKDLSSTISATHKQETLETLKLIREKQEILAQKREDFRRRLDKLAKQGIDSRGDSSDKNRTVKRQKTEDLVTCSNNSHSSASLGAVSGQAFMTKKEQGGNHTSKGVTNELTGSRSLSPAGISTPLSNNSKMPMCSSSGSLAEPACSPYQFKIDDWSTSLRILPPIPHGLMDIIGLKEHFSSFGDLSSVELEDLQSGCDGASKIPETCSVLVTYDTRHAAERAFIEGNCWQGKKLQLAWVLTPDTTNRVSVKNHLPSNLKCDSRRGPLTAKETSGGKTVTMNDTTSTDKSIEEYFLE, translated from the exons ATGACCTTTGTGACACAACTCTTTAATGCACTCGAAGATGGTAGAACTTTTACATGCGAAGATGATACAGAGAGTAGGAAATTTGTTGATGCTCCTACAACTGTAGCTCATGCTGATTCTACAGAAATAAGCTCATCTCTTCAGAATGAGAAACTTCCTAGTGCTGTTGTTGGTGCTTTTGCTGAACATGAAGAGCAGGAGGGAAgtaatgatgaagatgatgatcgTAACCATAAACATACTAGACGGGCGATTGATTCACCATCTTTAAATTGGGATATACAAGATGAAGATGAAAAAAGTATCAGGAAGAGGAACAGACCTGTTAGCAATGCTGAATTCGTACCAGAGAGTGACACTGAGACATCCAAGCCTTCTAGGGAATCCATTCCATTGCGCACGGATGTAGAGGTGTCAGCAAAATACTTTAAAAAGCGTCATGGATCTGCGTTATCATTCCCTTCACGGTTGAATGTGGATGGAGATCATAGAAGAGGAAATCAGGGATTGTATGATCAAGCTGTTGGTCCTGGTTTTGATAGTCTAAATGGCTGTGTTCGTCTTGCGTCAGGACGAGCAAGGGGAATAAATACTGGCCAGTGGGCTCCACCAGATTCAAGATTTCCTTCTTACGAGTCTGTAGATTTTCCATCAGCAATACCTCCATTTAGACCTGCTGCTGCAACTTTGTACACAAGACCAATCCTTAATCATGGAAATCCTACAAATACACCTTGGGTTGCTTTTGGGTCGATGTCTGGAATGCCCAATGGTGGCTTGAAACAGCCACATTTATTCAATACTGGATTGCAAGGAGGCCGTGGGTTATCTTTAAGCTCTACGCTTCGAGTTGGAGTGGGCATGGGCCGTCCCAGGTGCAGGGATTTTGAGGAACGTGGGTTTTGTCTAAGAGGGGATATGTGCCCAATGGAGCATGGGGCAAACaggattgttgttgatgatgttcag AGTCTCTCACAATATAATCTTTCAGTTCCAGTTCCAGCTAGACAGTTGGTGGGTAAAGGGACAGGTCTAAGTAATGGACCTTCAACAGATTTAACAAGGAATATCTCTCGTGAGAAGAGTATTGGCTATGGCCCAAATAGGGATTCTGAACATTTGAATGCTTCTTCAACTAGTGCTGCAGGTATAGAGGCAGATTTATATGATCCCGATCAGCCTTTGTTGAATAATGCTCATCCAGGGAGTGCACGTGGGTTAAAATCCCACAAGAAAGGAGATGAAGAGCATTTATGGGATGGAAATGCACCTGATGGGCTGGGTGATGACATCCTGAATGTTGACGATAACATAAGGACTCAGAGAGGTGGTTCGTCAATTGGATTGTCTCATAATTCATTCCCCTCTGTATGGGATCGTATTGGGCCTGTTGACTATGCTTGCAACAAACGTGAAGAAGGCTCAAGGGTTGCAGATGTCTTTGATGGATCTCAGCAACATGGAAAACAATCAAAAAAAGAATTGTATGGCAATCAGGAATTTCATAGTCATTCGGAAGATAGGGAGAAGGAAAGTGATTCTGATCATGACAGTGGATCAAAAGATGTCAATATTCAAATGAGAAATGGAAAAGTTAGGAGTACAAGCAAGTTGCAAGTGCCCAAAGAGTCTGTTAATGATTCACAGAAGATTGCTGAGACCTCTACTGATGCAACTCATAGGAATGCAGTCCACAGAAGTGGTAGGCGAGGAAGTGAGAAAGCACAACGCACATTATACGTTTCCTGTATACCTCCCAAAAGTAACAAGGTGGAATCTCTCTTGTTACACTTTCGGAAGTTTGGAGAGGTTCTGGGTGTTCGCGTTCCACCAAACAGTGACAAGGCTTTTGTGCAGTATTCTTGTAGAGAAGAAGCTGAGGCAGCTCTTGCCTCCCCAGATGCTGTAATGGGGAACCGTTTCATCAGGTTAGCATGGGCACATTGGGATAGCTCTACTAAACATGAAAAGATCAGTGCACCAGCAGTGCCTTCTGGGACATCTTCGGGTGCAATGTCTGTTGCTCTAACTTATCCCCAACCTCCTAAGCAAAAGAACAGTAACAGCATTTCCTTCAGCCTTGGACCTTCTACATCTGAAGTATCTCATAGTGCTGATAATAATTCTGCAAAATCTGCGACTGTGAAGGATTTGTCTTCAACTATATCTGCAACACATAAACAGGAAACACTTGAGACTCTGAAGCTAATTCGTGAAAAACAGGAAATACTGGCCCAAAAACGGGAGGATTTTCGTCGTCGTTTAGATAAACTAGCTAAACAG GGAATAGACAGCAGAGGTGATTCCTCTGATAAAAATAGGACTGTCAAGCGTCAAAAAACAGAAGACCTTGTAACATGTTCAAACAATTCACATTCTTCAGCAAGTTTGGGGGCGGTTTCTGGGCAGGCTTTTATGACAAAAAAAGAGCAAGGAGGTAATCACACTTCTAAAGGAGTTACAAATGAATTAACAGGTTCAAGGTCATTGTCTCCAGCAGGGATTTCCACGCCTttatcaaataattcaaaaatgcCCATGTGCTCATCGTCTGGGTCACTTGCAGAGCCTGCCTGCAGTCCATATCAATTTAAGATtgatgattggtcaacatcattgagGATTCTTCCACCCATACCTCATGGTCTTATGGAT ATCATTGGTTTGAAAGaacatttttcatcatttggtgaCTTATCTTCTGTTGAGCTGGAAGATCTCCAAAGTGGATGTGATGGAGCTTCAAAGATACCAGAAACATGTAGTGTGCTTGTTACTTATGATACTCGCCATGCAGCTGAGAGGGCTTTTATTGAAGGTAATTGTTGGCAAGGGAAAAAATTACAGCTAGCATGGGTGTTGACCCCTGACACTACCAATCGAGTATCTGTAAAGAATCATCTGCCTTCAAATCTGAAGTGCGATTCTAGAAGGGGACCTTTGACTGCTAAAGAAACTTCAGGAGGCAAAACTGTTACAATGAATGATACAACAAGTACAGACAAGAGTATTGAAGAATACTTCTTGGAATAG